In Nocardia sputorum, a single genomic region encodes these proteins:
- a CDS encoding PP2C family protein-serine/threonine phosphatase, translating to MHTGTTASMPRIETSWLGGSMGASASRRASRSINADAVAIETDALTGATAFVVADGVGDHLLGARAARTAAAAAARAGARDGARAGILAAQDELLREVPEPSADAVLVVAVLPSAGHPDGPCEVAWVGDCRAYRWNGRVLHQITSDHTVAEFYRARGRVPTARMGHLVTTSARTVRPDHIGYAATGSSTGRLLLSTDGVHKPLGIAAVKAILAEGEAASVIANSLVDAALLAGGRDNATALVVDLPSRTG from the coding sequence ATGCACACCGGTACCACCGCGAGCATGCCGCGGATCGAGACATCCTGGCTGGGCGGGTCCATGGGAGCTTCCGCCAGTCGGCGTGCGTCACGGTCCATCAACGCCGACGCGGTCGCGATCGAGACCGACGCGCTGACCGGAGCGACGGCATTCGTCGTCGCCGACGGTGTCGGAGACCATCTGCTCGGCGCCCGGGCGGCGCGCACGGCGGCCGCCGCGGCGGCACGTGCCGGAGCCCGCGACGGCGCGCGAGCGGGGATCCTGGCAGCACAGGACGAGCTGCTGCGGGAGGTCCCGGAACCCTCGGCCGACGCCGTGCTCGTAGTCGCGGTGCTGCCCTCGGCCGGTCATCCGGATGGCCCCTGCGAGGTGGCGTGGGTCGGCGACTGTCGCGCGTATCGCTGGAATGGCCGGGTGCTGCATCAGATCACTTCCGATCACACCGTCGCCGAGTTCTACCGCGCCCGGGGGCGCGTCCCCACGGCGCGGATGGGTCATCTGGTCACCACCTCGGCCCGCACCGTCCGGCCGGACCACATCGGGTATGCCGCCACCGGCTCGAGCACGGGCAGGCTGCTGCTGAGCACCGACGGAGTGCACAAGCCGCTGGGCATCGCGGCCGTCAAGGCGATCCTCGCCGAGGGCGAGGCGGCTTCCGTGATCGCCAACTCGCTGGTGGACGCCGCGCTCCTGGCCGGAGGAAGAGACAACGCCACAGCGCTGGTCGTGGACCTGCCTTCCCGCACCGGTTGA
- a CDS encoding MmcQ/YjbR family DNA-binding protein: MSFTGDDVRAFALSLPETSEQFAWGMPIFRVAGKLFLTLPEAETSMAVRCPVADRDELVVAEPGKFWIAAHEANNAWVRARLTALDDQDELEAIVLDSWRQAAPRRLLDDAG, from the coding sequence ATGAGTTTCACCGGGGACGATGTCCGGGCCTTCGCGCTGTCGCTGCCGGAGACATCCGAACAGTTCGCTTGGGGGATGCCGATCTTCCGCGTCGCGGGCAAACTGTTTCTCACGCTTCCGGAGGCGGAGACCTCGATGGCGGTCCGCTGCCCCGTCGCCGACCGAGACGAACTCGTTGTCGCCGAACCGGGCAAATTCTGGATCGCCGCCCACGAAGCCAACAACGCCTGGGTTCGCGCGCGTCTGACCGCCCTCGACGACCAGGACGAACTGGAAGCCATCGTGCTCGACTCCTGGCGGCAGGCCGCGCCCAGGCGTCTTCTCGACGACGCCGGGTGA
- a CDS encoding lipase maturation factor family protein: MDWFTASEYWLSRQVLTRGVAAVYLIAFVVAARQFRALIGEHGMLPVPRWLERRSFRRTPSIFHIHYSDRFFAAVCWFGAALSAAMVAGAADAVPLWAAMLLWATLWALYLSIVNVGQEWYAFGWESLLLECGFLVIFLGNDHTAPPVLVLWLSRWLLFRVEFGAGLIKMRGDRCWRDLTCLYYHHETQPMPGPLSWFFHHLPKPLHRAEVLGNHFAQLVVPFGLFAPQPVASIAAAVIVITQLWLVLSGNFAWLNWITIVLACGAVSGPAAAAVLPVPAPPALPGPPPWFTALVVAFTAQVVFLSYRPARNLVSSHQAMNRSFDPYHLVNTYGAFGSIGRTRYEVVVEGTDEPTVTDRTQWKEYEFKGKPGDPRRLPRQWAPYHLRLDWLMWFAAASPGYAESWLGPFLARLLQNDRATLRLLRHNPFPDAAPRFIRAQLYLYRFTTPRELADTKAWWHRTLVSRYVPPLSLDDFRYRSRSGRR; the protein is encoded by the coding sequence ATGGACTGGTTCACCGCATCCGAATACTGGCTCAGCAGGCAAGTGCTGACCCGCGGTGTCGCGGCCGTCTATCTGATCGCCTTCGTGGTCGCCGCCCGGCAATTCCGGGCGCTGATCGGGGAGCACGGCATGCTGCCGGTGCCGCGGTGGCTGGAACGGCGGTCGTTCCGGCGGACGCCGAGCATTTTCCATATCCACTATTCCGATCGCTTCTTCGCCGCCGTCTGCTGGTTCGGTGCGGCGCTGTCCGCGGCGATGGTCGCCGGCGCGGCCGACGCGGTGCCGCTGTGGGCGGCGATGCTGCTGTGGGCGACGTTGTGGGCGCTCTACCTGTCGATCGTGAACGTGGGACAGGAGTGGTACGCCTTCGGCTGGGAGTCACTGCTGCTGGAATGCGGCTTCCTGGTGATCTTCCTGGGCAACGACCACACGGCGCCGCCGGTGCTGGTGCTGTGGCTGTCCCGCTGGTTGCTGTTCCGGGTGGAGTTCGGCGCCGGGCTGATCAAAATGCGCGGTGACCGGTGCTGGCGCGATCTGACCTGCCTGTACTACCACCACGAGACCCAGCCGATGCCCGGACCGCTGAGCTGGTTCTTCCACCACCTGCCCAAGCCGCTGCACCGCGCCGAGGTGCTGGGCAACCATTTCGCGCAGCTCGTCGTGCCCTTCGGGCTGTTCGCCCCGCAACCGGTGGCGAGCATCGCCGCTGCCGTCATCGTGATCACCCAGCTGTGGCTGGTGCTGTCGGGCAATTTCGCCTGGCTGAACTGGATCACGATCGTCCTCGCGTGCGGCGCCGTCAGCGGGCCCGCGGCCGCGGCGGTGCTACCGGTGCCCGCCCCGCCCGCGCTGCCGGGGCCGCCGCCGTGGTTCACGGCCCTGGTCGTCGCGTTCACCGCGCAGGTGGTCTTCCTGAGCTACCGGCCCGCCCGCAACCTGGTCTCCAGTCACCAGGCGATGAACCGATCGTTCGACCCGTACCACCTGGTCAACACCTACGGAGCGTTCGGCAGCATCGGCCGCACCCGCTACGAAGTAGTCGTCGAAGGCACCGACGAGCCGACCGTCACCGACCGGACGCAGTGGAAGGAATACGAGTTCAAAGGCAAGCCCGGCGATCCGCGCCGGCTTCCCCGTCAATGGGCTCCCTACCATCTGCGCCTGGATTGGCTCATGTGGTTCGCAGCGGCCTCGCCGGGGTATGCGGAGTCGTGGCTGGGCCCGTTCCTGGCACGGCTGCTGCAAAACGACCGGGCCACGCTGCGGCTGCTACGACACAATCCGTTTCCCGATGCCGCGCCGCGTTTCATCCGGGCACAGCTGTATCTATACCGCTTCACGACACCGCGCGAGTTGGCCGACACCAAGGCGTGGTGGCACCGCACGCTCGTGAGCCGCTACGTTCCGCCTCTTTCGTTGGACGATTTTCGCTACCGCAGCCGCTCCGGCAGGCGATGA
- a CDS encoding mechanosensitive ion channel family protein, whose protein sequence is MEEVLRPLIVVFGTVALTVTAGLLIDRLLRFSARRRPGNQLPTLLRRVQLPLQVLLGALALHATYPLAHLDLRQDAMIRTVLATAAIMSAAWVVIRAADAVAENTLRSYARRTQDITRVRQLRTQLGLVRRIITSVLVVTTAAVVILLLVPSLRTLGTSLLASAGVIGIIAGVAAQSTLSNLIAGLQIAFGDSVKIGDTVVVEGEWGIVEEITLAFLTVRIWDDRRLTMPVSYFNNKPYENWSRGGPQITGTVYLYLDHSTPVPLLREHLQEYLRTRADWDGRDWGLQVTDSTPTNIVVRATMSAANADDVWNLRCAVREEMLDWLGRNHPHALPKISTAITDSAIGDHRLALAGDRGD, encoded by the coding sequence TTGGAGGAAGTACTACGGCCGCTCATCGTCGTGTTCGGCACGGTGGCGCTCACCGTGACGGCGGGTCTGCTGATCGATCGATTATTACGTTTCTCTGCTCGCAGACGTCCGGGCAACCAACTCCCCACACTGTTGCGCCGGGTCCAATTGCCCCTGCAAGTCCTGCTGGGCGCGTTGGCGTTGCATGCCACCTATCCGCTGGCGCACCTGGATCTGCGCCAGGACGCGATGATCCGCACCGTGCTGGCCACGGCGGCGATCATGTCGGCGGCATGGGTGGTCATCCGCGCCGCCGACGCGGTCGCGGAGAATACGTTGCGTTCCTATGCTCGGCGCACCCAGGACATCACGCGAGTGCGGCAATTGCGTACCCAGCTCGGCCTGGTACGCCGGATCATCACCTCGGTCCTGGTGGTGACGACCGCTGCCGTGGTCATCCTGCTGCTCGTTCCGAGTCTGCGCACGCTGGGCACCTCCCTGCTGGCCTCGGCGGGCGTGATCGGCATCATCGCCGGTGTCGCGGCGCAGTCGACCTTGAGCAACCTGATCGCCGGTTTGCAGATCGCGTTCGGCGACTCGGTGAAGATCGGGGACACCGTCGTGGTGGAGGGGGAGTGGGGCATCGTCGAAGAGATCACCCTCGCCTTCCTCACCGTGCGGATCTGGGACGACCGGAGGCTGACCATGCCGGTCTCCTACTTCAACAACAAGCCGTATGAGAACTGGTCGCGCGGTGGCCCTCAGATCACCGGCACCGTCTACCTTTACCTCGATCACAGCACGCCGGTGCCGCTGCTGCGCGAGCATTTGCAGGAGTACCTGCGCACGCGCGCGGACTGGGACGGTCGCGACTGGGGTCTGCAAGTCACCGACAGCACGCCGACAAACATCGTGGTGCGCGCGACGATGTCGGCCGCCAATGCCGACGACGTGTGGAACCTGCGCTGCGCGGTCCGAGAGGAGATGCTCGACTGGCTCGGCCGCAACCATCCGCACGCCCTGCCGAAGATCTCCACCGCGATCACCGACTCCGCCATCGGCGACCACCGCTTGGCGCTGGCGGGCGATCGCGGCGACTGA
- a CDS encoding metallophosphoesterase family protein, giving the protein MRLLIISDTHVPKRARDLPEPLWREVDEADVVVHAGDWVEAALLDRLEARSARLIGVYGNNDGPELRARLPEVAHAELDGLRLAVVHETGPAKGREQRCARDFPDTDLLVFGHSHIPWDSVTDSGLRLLNPGSPTDRRRQPEHTYLTARIESGRLSRVTLHAVPKE; this is encoded by the coding sequence ATGCGGTTGCTCATCATCTCCGATACGCACGTGCCCAAACGTGCGCGTGATCTCCCGGAGCCGCTGTGGCGCGAGGTCGACGAGGCCGACGTGGTCGTGCACGCGGGCGACTGGGTGGAGGCCGCGCTGCTGGACCGGCTCGAAGCGCGCAGCGCGCGCCTCATCGGCGTCTACGGCAACAACGACGGTCCAGAACTACGGGCCCGGCTGCCCGAGGTGGCCCATGCCGAACTCGACGGGCTCAGGCTGGCGGTGGTGCACGAGACCGGGCCCGCAAAGGGGCGGGAGCAGCGCTGCGCCCGAGATTTCCCGGACACCGATCTGCTCGTCTTCGGGCACAGTCACATCCCTTGGGACAGCGTCACCGACAGCGGATTGCGCCTGCTCAATCCCGGCTCGCCGACAGATCGACGCCGACAGCCGGAGCACACCTATCTCACGGCGCGGATCGAGTCGGGTCGTTTGAGCCGGGTGACTCTGCATGCCGTTCCGAAAGAATGA
- a CDS encoding DUF692 domain-containing protein: MVAAAEPFGPLPEGALGIGWRPEICGVIAALDGLEFCEVIAESLPKDPRRAGQLIVPEELTALRARGVAVVPHGIALSLGGAEPVADQRVEHLAACAVAVAAPLVSEHVAFVRAGGLEAGHLLPVPRTREALDALTRNITRTRAALDVPLAVENIATLFDWPDDEYTEAEFLSELVERTGVLLLLDLANVYANARNRGRDPLAELLRLPAEHVAYCHVAGGHESGGRYHDTHTDPLPAELLTLVAEFAARHRAPMMLERDGNYPPAAELLDELDAIAAAAGRPPITTGARAVVA; this comes from the coding sequence GTGGTTGCGGCGGCTGAACCGTTCGGGCCGCTGCCCGAGGGTGCGCTCGGAATAGGCTGGCGACCGGAGATCTGCGGGGTGATAGCGGCTTTGGATGGACTCGAGTTCTGCGAGGTCATCGCCGAGTCGTTGCCCAAGGATCCCCGCCGTGCCGGACAACTGATCGTCCCCGAAGAATTGACAGCTCTGCGTGCGCGAGGCGTCGCCGTGGTGCCGCACGGCATCGCGCTGTCGCTCGGCGGCGCGGAGCCGGTCGCAGATCAGCGCGTCGAGCACTTGGCGGCGTGCGCGGTGGCCGTCGCGGCTCCGCTGGTGAGTGAGCACGTCGCTTTCGTCCGCGCGGGCGGCCTGGAAGCAGGCCACCTGCTTCCGGTCCCGCGCACCCGCGAAGCGCTGGACGCGCTGACCCGCAATATCACCCGAACACGCGCGGCGCTGGACGTCCCCCTCGCTGTGGAGAACATCGCGACGCTGTTCGACTGGCCCGACGACGAATACACCGAAGCGGAATTCCTGTCCGAACTCGTCGAGCGCACCGGTGTCTTGCTCCTGCTCGATCTCGCCAATGTCTACGCGAACGCTCGCAACCGAGGTCGCGATCCCCTCGCCGAGCTGCTGCGCCTGCCCGCCGAACACGTCGCCTACTGTCATGTCGCGGGCGGTCACGAGTCCGGTGGCCGCTACCACGACACGCACACCGATCCGCTTCCCGCGGAGCTGCTGACTCTGGTCGCGGAGTTCGCCGCGCGGCACCGCGCGCCGATGATGCTCGAACGGGACGGCAACTATCCGCCCGCGGCCGAACTGCTCGACGAGCTGGATGCCATCGCGGCGGCCGCGGGCCGGCCGCCGATCACCACCGGCGCCAGGGCGGTAGTGGCGTGA
- a CDS encoding TIGR04222 domain-containing membrane protein — protein MNVIGVGSDGLVAAGETWGISGPEFLAIYLPLVLVAAVAGIWLRVRVTGADPEADAVAAPGAELTSPEVGMLFGDQNAELAAMARLRAVDAIDSGAAPVRTLTAQERGQLDPFTVSVYDRLSAGQRKTVVGGSSAALEALRTRMIDLGYFPGPTVRHGLRDAGMPLLVTGALGVVRIIAGASHGNPVGLLVLVVIAQAFAYWLVVRKPRLTALGVRARDAANERNRHLRPSNSPSFATYGAESAAIAAAVFGIGALSALDPGLAQAVVPPSASSGGGDGGGDSGGGGCGGGCGGCGGCGG, from the coding sequence ATGAATGTGATCGGGGTGGGCTCGGACGGGCTTGTCGCGGCCGGTGAGACCTGGGGCATCTCCGGGCCGGAATTCCTGGCGATATACCTGCCGCTCGTGCTGGTGGCGGCGGTCGCCGGGATCTGGCTGCGAGTACGTGTCACGGGTGCTGATCCGGAGGCAGACGCGGTTGCGGCGCCGGGCGCGGAACTGACGTCGCCCGAAGTAGGAATGCTTTTCGGCGACCAGAACGCCGAACTGGCGGCGATGGCGCGGCTGCGCGCTGTCGACGCGATCGATTCGGGGGCCGCGCCGGTTCGCACCCTCACGGCGCAGGAGCGCGGACAGCTGGATCCGTTCACCGTGTCGGTGTACGACCGGCTGTCGGCGGGTCAGCGCAAGACCGTTGTCGGCGGATCGTCCGCCGCGCTCGAGGCACTGCGTACCAGAATGATCGACCTCGGGTACTTCCCCGGACCCACGGTGCGCCACGGATTGCGCGACGCGGGCATGCCGCTGCTGGTCACCGGCGCGCTCGGCGTGGTGCGCATCATCGCGGGCGCCTCGCACGGAAACCCGGTCGGCCTGCTGGTGCTGGTGGTGATCGCGCAGGCGTTCGCCTACTGGCTGGTGGTGCGCAAGCCGCGGCTCACCGCGCTTGGCGTCCGCGCGCGCGACGCCGCGAACGAGCGCAATCGCCATCTGCGCCCGAGCAATTCCCCTTCTTTCGCCACCTACGGCGCCGAGAGCGCGGCGATCGCGGCCGCCGTGTTCGGCATCGGCGCGCTGAGCGCGCTGGATCCCGGCCTCGCCCAAGCGGTCGTACCGCCGAGCGCGTCGAGCGGCGGCGGTGACGGCGGCGGCGACAGCGGGGGCGGCGGCTGCGGCGGCGGCTGTGGAGGCTGTGGTGGTTGCGGCGGCTGA
- a CDS encoding PucR family transcriptional regulator — protein MSVDVDRTIRDVAGRVEADLDRLIPEMTAMFVEVIPEFRHDDEVRRLMVASTASNLTAILDMLTLSISRDDITVPPAAAEYARRFAQHGMSLEALLRAYRLGEHMFMQRTIAVLRHSEASADLALETTSRVGLLVNSYIDQVIEGVIDIYESERRRWDARTDNTRAAQIRAVLDTENLDLASAEQMLAASLRGWHVAAIVWVREPVTSSIDSVRAGVSMLQAATGKHPLTVLVDEQNCWAWISSIGRPSLDADRLERDLARRPELRVAIGDPGAGLAGFRQTFRDAQRARNLALTADPTRALTLYSRVALASLLVDHLPDTKAWVRRVLGDLMRDDETTARLRETVQTYLEARGSLTDAAARMHVHKNTVHYRIRRAEEVLGHPLTVNRLETEVALMVSEQLGLDRME, from the coding sequence ATGAGCGTTGACGTGGACAGAACCATCCGCGATGTCGCCGGACGCGTCGAAGCCGATCTGGACCGACTGATCCCCGAGATGACCGCGATGTTCGTGGAGGTCATCCCGGAGTTCCGCCACGACGACGAAGTGCGGCGGCTGATGGTCGCCAGCACCGCGTCCAACCTCACCGCGATCCTCGACATGCTCACACTGAGCATCTCCCGCGACGACATCACCGTGCCGCCCGCCGCCGCCGAATACGCTCGACGCTTCGCCCAGCACGGAATGTCGCTGGAGGCCCTCCTGCGCGCGTACCGCCTCGGCGAGCACATGTTCATGCAACGGACCATCGCCGTACTCCGGCACTCGGAGGCCTCCGCCGACCTGGCCCTGGAGACCACCAGCCGGGTCGGCCTGCTGGTCAACAGCTACATCGACCAGGTCATCGAGGGTGTCATCGACATCTACGAGAGCGAACGCCGGCGCTGGGACGCGCGCACGGACAACACCCGCGCGGCCCAGATCCGCGCGGTGCTGGACACCGAAAACCTCGACCTGGCCTCGGCGGAGCAGATGCTGGCCGCCTCGTTGCGGGGATGGCACGTGGCCGCGATCGTCTGGGTGCGCGAACCCGTCACGTCATCGATCGACTCGGTGCGAGCGGGAGTCTCGATGCTGCAGGCCGCGACCGGGAAGCATCCGCTGACGGTGCTGGTGGACGAGCAGAATTGCTGGGCCTGGATCTCCTCCATCGGCCGACCGTCGCTCGATGCCGATCGCTTGGAGCGAGACCTGGCCCGCCGACCGGAACTCCGCGTCGCGATCGGCGATCCCGGCGCCGGACTGGCCGGCTTCCGGCAGACCTTCCGCGATGCCCAGCGCGCTCGCAACCTGGCGTTGACCGCCGACCCGACCCGCGCGCTGACCTTGTACTCCCGCGTGGCATTGGCGAGCCTGCTCGTCGACCATCTGCCCGACACGAAAGCATGGGTACGCCGGGTGCTCGGCGACCTCATGCGCGACGACGAGACCACCGCGCGTCTTCGTGAGACGGTGCAGACCTATCTCGAAGCCCGCGGCAGCCTCACCGACGCCGCGGCGCGCATGCACGTGCACAAGAACACCGTCCACTACCGGATTCGCAGAGCCGAGGAGGTGCTCGGCCACCCGTTGACGGTGAACCGGCTGGAGACCGAAGTCGCCCTGATGGTCTCCGAACAGCTGGGCCTCGACCGGATGGAGTGA
- a CDS encoding class I adenylate-forming enzyme family protein yields MQHVVEIPEVRAAWNPSDPCIADDREQLDNQDFARRVRRATAVLYVNGVREGDVVALVLRNRLEFIVILFAAWRLGAAVTPVKPDSTSQEVRYQIDDCRAKVVVTEDGRGAGTLDVTEVAGPGPETGGPEPVPVDPGAAALIIYTSGTTGQPKGVVLDHANIAAMCEMLVEALSLDDTDHSLLVLPLFHVNGIVVGILSPLLAGGRATIAGRFSASAFFGIVERVRPTYFSAVPAIYAMLVAQPENAVPDTSSLRRAICGAAPMPAELIARFEARFGVPIVEGYGLSEGTCASTLNPPDGPRKPGTVGRPLPGQAVAIVDADGRVVATGTRGEVVIRGANVMRGYLGRPEATARTVRDGWLHTGDVGYFDSDGYLVLVDRIKDMILRGGENIYPKEIENVLHAHPAVLEAAVVGAPDPVLGEVPVAQVVTMPGTRVDAVDLVEHCRKSLSRGKVPVSIGLTAALPRNAVGKIDKRKLRALAADAVTTAYTA; encoded by the coding sequence ATGCAGCACGTTGTAGAAATTCCGGAGGTCCGCGCCGCATGGAATCCGTCCGACCCCTGCATCGCGGACGACCGCGAGCAGCTCGATAATCAGGATTTCGCGAGAAGAGTGCGCAGGGCCACGGCCGTCCTTTACGTCAATGGAGTCCGCGAGGGCGATGTCGTCGCTCTCGTATTGCGGAATCGACTCGAATTCATCGTCATTCTTTTCGCGGCGTGGCGGCTCGGCGCCGCGGTCACTCCCGTAAAGCCGGATTCGACCTCCCAGGAGGTGCGTTATCAGATCGATGACTGCCGGGCGAAGGTGGTCGTGACCGAAGACGGACGCGGAGCGGGAACGCTGGATGTCACCGAAGTGGCCGGGCCCGGCCCCGAAACCGGCGGGCCCGAACCGGTGCCGGTGGATCCCGGCGCCGCGGCGCTGATCATCTACACCAGTGGCACCACCGGGCAGCCGAAGGGGGTGGTTCTCGACCACGCCAACATCGCCGCGATGTGCGAGATGCTCGTCGAAGCTCTGAGCTTGGACGACACCGACCACAGCCTGCTGGTCCTGCCGCTGTTCCACGTCAACGGGATCGTGGTCGGCATCCTGTCGCCGTTGCTCGCCGGTGGCCGGGCCACGATCGCGGGCCGATTCTCGGCTTCGGCGTTCTTCGGCATCGTGGAACGCGTTCGGCCGACCTACTTTTCGGCTGTGCCCGCGATCTACGCGATGCTCGTCGCGCAGCCCGAGAATGCGGTGCCGGACACCTCGTCGCTACGCCGCGCGATCTGTGGGGCCGCGCCTATGCCCGCGGAACTGATCGCGCGATTCGAAGCGCGTTTCGGGGTACCGATCGTGGAAGGTTACGGATTGTCGGAAGGCACCTGCGCCTCGACGCTCAATCCGCCGGACGGACCACGGAAGCCGGGCACGGTCGGGCGGCCGCTGCCAGGGCAAGCCGTAGCGATCGTGGATGCCGACGGCCGAGTCGTGGCCACCGGGACGCGCGGGGAAGTGGTCATCCGGGGCGCCAACGTCATGCGCGGGTATCTCGGCCGGCCCGAGGCGACCGCGCGAACGGTGCGAGACGGCTGGCTGCACACCGGCGATGTCGGCTACTTCGATTCGGACGGATACCTGGTCCTGGTCGATCGGATCAAAGACATGATCCTGCGCGGCGGGGAGAACATCTACCCCAAGGAGATCGAGAACGTCCTGCACGCCCATCCCGCCGTCTTGGAGGCCGCGGTGGTCGGCGCTCCCGATCCGGTTCTCGGTGAGGTCCCCGTCGCCCAAGTGGTGACCATGCCCGGGACGCGAGTCGATGCCGTGGATCTCGTGGAGCACTGCCGGAAATCCCTGTCCCGCGGGAAGGTGCCGGTGTCGATCGGACTCACCGCCGCGCTGCCACGGAATGCGGTCGGCAAGATCGACAAACGAAAGCTCCGCGCGCTGGCCGCCGACGCGGTCACCACGGCATACACGGCATAG
- a CDS encoding DUF3556 domain-containing protein, translated as MGFKTADFPPVDVTTFLDQPLRERMKTLALHWAEYGFGSPRMIHTIYLLKVLLVSVLAGVALATWSSGVGPFWDVTAWWDEPIVYQKLVLWTVFIEALGIAGSWGPLAGKFKPMTGGILFYARPGTIRLRPWRRVPFTGGDTRTVFDVLLYLAFLATLLVAIVLPGVPSASLSAVLPDNTSGLVNPALLIAPIVLYVLCGLRDKTIFLTARGEQYLPALVFFAVLPFVDMIVAAKLLICVVWIGAGVSKFGRHFTNVVPPMVSNSPGVPAKWIKRLHYRDFPRDLRPSKVASFLAHVGGTTVEIVTPLVLLFSTNHWLTLAGVVLMVIFHAFITSTFPLAVPLEWNVLFAYLTVFLFLGFPNEAGYGLGDISSPWLAVVIVAALMFFPVLGNLRPDLVSFLPSMRQYAGNWASALWAFAPGAEEKLNTIEHRPTTNQIDQLKAMGYPPAIAEITMQQTIAWRSMHSQGRGLFSLLYKLLPDIDRWTVREAEFGCNSLIGFNFGDGHLHNLDLVNAVQSRVGFAPGEWIVVWVESQPIHRGVQQYQVIDAALGVVERGTWRVRDAVETQPWLPDGPIPHEVTWRRAGYTVPMLPDASTRVLAPQTVG; from the coding sequence ATGGGATTCAAAACAGCGGATTTTCCGCCCGTCGACGTGACGACATTCCTCGACCAGCCGTTGCGGGAGCGGATGAAAACACTCGCTCTGCACTGGGCCGAATACGGCTTCGGCTCGCCGAGGATGATCCACACGATTTATCTGCTCAAGGTTCTGCTGGTCTCGGTGCTGGCCGGGGTCGCGTTGGCGACCTGGAGTTCCGGCGTCGGCCCGTTCTGGGACGTGACGGCGTGGTGGGACGAGCCGATCGTCTATCAGAAGCTGGTGTTGTGGACGGTCTTCATCGAGGCACTCGGGATCGCCGGGTCGTGGGGGCCGCTCGCGGGCAAGTTCAAGCCGATGACCGGCGGAATCCTGTTCTACGCACGCCCCGGCACGATCCGCCTGCGCCCTTGGCGGCGGGTCCCGTTCACGGGCGGCGACACGCGCACGGTCTTCGACGTGCTGCTGTATCTGGCGTTCCTGGCGACGTTGCTGGTGGCGATCGTGCTGCCCGGTGTGCCGAGCGCCTCGCTCAGCGCGGTGTTGCCGGACAATACCTCCGGCCTGGTGAATCCTGCGCTGTTGATCGCCCCGATCGTGCTGTACGTCCTATGCGGCCTGCGGGACAAGACGATCTTCCTCACCGCGCGCGGCGAGCAGTACCTGCCCGCACTGGTGTTCTTCGCGGTGTTGCCGTTCGTGGACATGATCGTCGCCGCCAAGCTGCTGATCTGCGTGGTGTGGATCGGAGCGGGTGTGTCGAAGTTCGGGCGGCACTTCACCAATGTGGTTCCGCCGATGGTCTCCAACAGCCCGGGCGTGCCCGCCAAGTGGATCAAGCGGCTGCACTACCGTGACTTCCCCCGGGACCTCCGTCCGTCGAAGGTCGCGTCGTTCCTGGCCCATGTCGGGGGCACCACCGTCGAGATCGTCACGCCGCTGGTGCTGCTGTTCTCCACCAACCACTGGCTGACGCTGGCGGGCGTGGTGCTGATGGTGATCTTCCACGCGTTCATCACCTCGACGTTCCCGCTCGCGGTGCCGTTGGAGTGGAATGTCCTGTTCGCCTACCTGACCGTCTTCCTGTTCCTGGGCTTTCCCAACGAAGCCGGCTATGGCCTCGGTGACATCTCCTCGCCGTGGCTGGCTGTGGTGATCGTCGCGGCGCTGATGTTCTTCCCGGTCCTCGGGAACCTGCGCCCGGATCTGGTGTCCTTCCTGCCGTCGATGCGCCAGTACGCCGGTAACTGGGCGTCGGCCCTGTGGGCCTTCGCCCCTGGTGCGGAGGAGAAGCTCAACACCATCGAGCACCGGCCCACGACGAACCAGATCGACCAGTTGAAGGCCATGGGCTATCCGCCCGCGATCGCGGAGATCACCATGCAGCAGACGATCGCGTGGCGCTCGATGCACAGCCAGGGACGCGGACTGTTCTCGTTGCTGTACAAGCTCCTTCCCGACATCGATCGATGGACCGTGCGGGAAGCGGAATTCGGCTGCAACTCGCTGATCGGCTTCAACTTCGGCGACGGTCACCTGCACAACCTGGACCTCGTGAACGCTGTGCAGTCCCGGGTCGGGTTCGCGCCGGGCGAGTGGATCGTGGTGTGGGTGGAGTCGCAGCCCATCCACCGCGGCGTCCAGCAGTATCAGGTGATCGACGCGGCGCTCGGCGTCGTCGAACGCGGCACCTGGCGTGTGCGCGACGCCGTCGAGACGCAACCGTGGCTGCCCGACGGCCCCATCCCGCACGAGGTGACGTGGCGGCGCGCGGGCTACACGGTGCCGATGCTGCCGGACGCATCGACGCGGGTTCTGGCCCCACAGACCGTCGGCTGA